From Flaviflexus ciconiae:
TATATTGTCGGCCTGCTCGTTGACGCCGTCGTGGACGGCACGACGCGCGGCTACGTCAACGGAGCAATCCTTATCGTTGTTGGCGCCTACCTGCTTTACTCATTCCTCACGCGAGAAGTTCAGTTACGCACGAGGATCCTGGGCGAGCAGGTCTTCGCGGAAATCCGCGAAGAGTTCCTCTCCTCGGTAACCTCGCTTCCCCTGTCGACCGTCGAGTCGGCGGGCACCGGCGACCTCCTGTCGCGCACAACCAATGACGTGGACCGGATCCAGTGGGTTGTTCGCTTTGGTCTTCCCGCTCTCATTACCTCGGCGATCACGATCGTCGTTACAATCATCATGGCAATCATTGCCTCGCCTCTCGTTTCCCTGTCCCTCCTGATCGGGATTCCCTTCATCACCCTGTCCGCCATCCGCTACCTGAAGCGCGCCCGACCCACGTACCTGTGGCAGGCCCAGGCATGGGCCGGCCTGAACTCGGTTGTTGCCGAGTCTGTTGACTTCGTGGGGACCATTGACGCAATGGACCTGGGCGAGTCCCGCAGGAAGCGCATGAAGTCGATCATTTCGAAGGACGCATGGGATTCCGAGGTGCGGGCCGCGAAGCTCCGCATGGAGCTGTTCTTCTTCCTGTTGCTTGGAACGGCGCTCCCGACCGCGGTCGCGGTTGTCTGGGGAGCCCACCTCATCTCGCTCGGCTCCGTCACGATTGGCATGGTCACCACCGTCGCCCTCTACACGGCCCAGCTCCGCAACCCCCTCGTCGAGTTCCTCATGTGGATGGATGAACTGCAGGTCGCGTCCGTGTCGCTCGCTCGTATCGTCGGCGTCCGCCTCGTCGACACCGACCGCACCCCAACCGGTGCACAGCCCGAAGGCCGCGACATCGTTGCCTTGGACGTCACCTACGCCTACACCGAGGGACGCAACGTCCTCCACGGAATCAACCTCGACCTCATTCCGGGCGAACGCCTGGCGATCGTCGGGCCCTCCGGCGCCGGCAAGTCCACCTTCGGCCGTATGCTCGCCGGCATCCACCCTCCCACGGGTGGCTCCGTCACCGTCGGCGGCGTTCCTCTGGTCGACCTGACCGAGGACGAGCTCCGCAAGGAGGTCGCACTCGTCACCCAGGAGCACCACGTCTTCGTCGGCACGCTCGCCCACAATCTGCGCCTCGCCAAGCACGACGCCACCGATGGTGAGCTCGAGCAGGCCCTGCGTTCCGTCGATGCGCTCGGTTGGGTACAAGAACTCGAGAACGGCCTCGAAACGGAAGTGGGTTCGGGAGCCAAAACGCTCACCCCTGCCCAGGCCCAGCAGCTCGCCCTTGCTCGTCTCGTTCTTCTCGATCCCCACACGGTTGTCCTGGACGAAGCCACCTCGCTTATCGACCCGCGCTCCGCGCGATCGCTCGAGGCGAGCCTCTCAGCAGTTCTTTCCGGACGCACCGTTGTTGCTATCGCCCACCGCCTCTACACCGCACACGACGCCGACCGAGTCGCCGTGATCGAAGACGGTCTCATTAGCGAACTCGGCACGCATGATGAACTCGTGGCAGCGGGTGGTGCGTACGCAAAACTCTGGGAAACTTGGCACCGAGAGCGCTGACCTCCGATGTTCATTTTGCCCCAGTTTCACACCACAAGCATTCAGTAAAATCCGCAAAAGTGGCCGGTCGCACATCGGTCAATGCTTTTCGCTTTCGTTGAACCCACCTGCAGTTTCCAGGCTCTTCGCGGTTGAGGGTGTAGCGGTCGTTCGCGCGTCGTTCGTTGGATAGGGGTCGAGGTCTTCCGATGATGGGGTTCCTACGCCGCCCATCGGGAAGACCTCGACGTGCCTGACGCTTCCTTCACGTGCCCTGACCTGATTACATTCACCGGCCTAGACGAGCTCGGTCTGGAGGTGCTCGGCCAGCGCCTGGAACCTGACGGTCGCGCGCGTGGCCGAGGGCCTGTCGGTGTCGTGGAACACCGCCAACGCGGCGGTTCTGGCCGAAGGTAGATGCCTGCTGATCAAGGATCCGGGCCGGTTCGACGGCGTGCGAATCGTCGGCGTCGATGAGCTCGTGTGGCGCCACACTCACCTGGGCGACAAGCACGTCACCGTCGTCATCGACCTCACCCCGTTCGGCTCTGCGGGCTTGGCGCACCCTGCACACCGGCGCTGACCTCATCACCGACAAGCAGCAGGCCCGGATCAGGGCACTCTTTGCGGCCGAGGAGCACGTGGAGGTCGAGGCCACCTGGGGCGTCTACCAACAGATGATCACCGCCTACCGAACACCCGACCGCATTGCCGGCCGAGTACTCATGACCCAGCTCCTCACCTCGCTCAGCTCCGGCGTTCCCGCCGCGCTGGAGGAGGTCCGTACCCTGGGACGCGCCCTGAAGAAACGCGCCGCCCACGGCCTGGCCTACTTCGACCGCCCCGGCACCAGCAACGGCGCCACCGAGGAGATCAACCCACGACTCGAGCACCTATGCGGCTCCGCCCTCGGCATCCGCAACCTTACCAACTTCATCGCAGAGCACTCCTGGAGCCCGGCGGATTCAAGCCTCGACTGCACCCTCAATTGCGCAGAGCCAGTTTCGTGCTCTGCCAGCGAACCCAGCCGAGCGTGGCAAGTTCGAGATCATCGATCGTTCTCTTTGGTCCCGTCTGGACTGGCCTACGTACAAGCTCGACCTTGTCATAGCCGTTTACACTTTCGGCAAGGACGTTGTCGAAGCTATCGCCCAAGGAGCCGATCGAGGGTGTCGCGCCGATCTTGGCGCGACACTCCCCGTAGCGGATAGATGTCAATTGCGCGCCCGCATCTGAATGGCACCGCAGTTCCGGCAATTTTTTTCCACGAGACCAGGCCACCATCTCAATCACATCAAGTACAGTCTTAATCTTCATGTTCAAAGCTCCGCGCCAGCCGACGATCACGCGGTCGAACACGTCGATAATGAAGCACACATAGACAACACCCTGCCCCGTCGGAACGAGCGTGAGGTTGGTGACCCAGAGCCGGTTTGGCGCCTCAGTTCCAAACACCCGGTTCACCAGATCAGGATGTCGCACCACGTTCGAGCAAGGCTTGGTAGTCGTCACTCGTTACTCCCGACGCATATCCTCGACACCGAGTAAATTCATGAACCTGGCCGTCTGGTCACGGCCGATATCGATGCGAGCACGCTTCGCAACTTTCCAGAATTTGCGCACACCGTAGACGAAGTCGTTCTCCTCCCACAGTTCAAGTAGCTGCGGCGCAATCTCAGCATCACGGAGTTGTTGTGCTGAAGAAGGCCTACCGTTCGCGGCGTAATTCGTTGACAGGGCCACCTGCACGAAACTGCAAAGACACTCAACCCCGAGACAACGACCGGCCAAAGCATCATACTTATTCCAGTTGATGAAATCGACTAGTTCTTGTGTCAGCGGCCCTGCCCCGCCCCAAAGAACGACGCAGCACACTTTAAGATTTCATTCGCACGATTGAGTTCTTGCACTTCTTACTCAAGTTCCTTCATACGTGTCTGCTCACCGGTAGTGATTGCGACCTTCACACCGTCATCAATGTCGGCCTGACAAACCCACGACCGCACCAATTCCACTGCGTACCCCAATTGATCGGCGACACCTCTCACGGTTCCCTGCGAAGTGCCAAGCTCCGCCCGCATCGTACACACCATCCTGACCACAGCAACCATCTCTTCAGCCAAGTAGCGGCGCGCCGTGTTCTTATGTTAGTTCATGCTCCCATTCCCTTTCCAAAGTCAGGAACTTACGACAAAACCGGGGTGCTTGAAGAACTTCGATTAGTTGAGTGGCGTTCGAGTGGTCGACCGAGTTGCCGGGTGATGAATCCTATCACCACTGGGCAGCCAACGCTTTCCAACGACAGGTCCAAAGACCTACTCTTAGAAGGCAACCATCTTGGTGCCGACTTTTCCAGACCGGGTTGCCCCTTCAACGACGTTATTGATTGGACCTTCCATGCCCTCAGCACGCTCAGTTCCTCTGGCTCTCACGGCACTCGCGGCCGGTGGTTTTGCTGTGGGAACAACCGAGTTCGCTTCCATGAGCCTGATCCCATGGATTGCTACCGACCTTGGGGTGACCAATCCGCAAGCCGGATGGGCGGTGAGTGCGTACGCGATCGGTGTTGTTGTCGGAGCTCCCCTGCTGACAGCGTTGACGAGCAGAATGGACCGCAAGAACCTGCTCATTTGGTCGGCCGGGATCTTCTCAATGGGAAACCTGTTGACTGTCTTTGCCCAGGATCTACCAACCTTGCTCGCGGCTCGGTTCTTGACCGGGCTCCCCCACGGCATCACCCTCGGCATTGCCGCTGTCATCGCGGCCAGCCTCGTGAGCCCAGATAAGCGCGGCACCGCAATGGCCCGCACCATGCTCGGCCTCACGATCGCCAACATTATTGGTGTGCCTGCCGCAACCTGGGTCGGTTCGACCTTCGGGTGGCGGTGGGCATACGTCATCATCGCCAGCATCGGGATCCTCACTATCCTTGCTTTGCTCAAGTTCCTGCCCCCTGTGCCAGCATCGAGGACGTCCTCGGCACGCGCCGAGCTGAAGTCCATGACGCGCCTCCAGGTCTGGGTCCCGCTCCTTGCAGGCGCTGTTGGTTTTGGTGGTTCGTTCGCTTTCTACACGTACATCACGCCCACTATGACCGAGGTCGCGATGATCCCCGAACCGTACCTACCCTGGGTTCTCGTTCTCTATGGGTGTGGCATGACGGTCGGGTCACTCGTTGCCGGCCCCTGCATCGACCGTTCCATCGACAAGTCGGCGCTCGCGGGAGTGTTGGGGATGGCGGTGATCCTTTCGCTCATGGTTGCCTTCATGCACATCTGGTACATCGTTCTCCCCCTCATGTTCCTCAACGCGATAGCCATGAGCCTCTTCACCACGGGCCTTCAGGCACGGCTCCTGCGGGCAGCAGCAGACGCTCCGAACATGAGTGCCGCCATGAACCATGCCGCCTTCAACGCGGCCAATGCACTCGGCGCCTACCTGGGTGGTCTCGTTGTCACGGCGGGCTGGGGATACCGCGCACCGACCGCAATAGGTGTGCTACT
This genomic window contains:
- a CDS encoding ABC transporter ATP-binding protein codes for the protein MNQVLPIADNRQVLAYAKEIFSRHRWRFLTVIIIHALASVSALAVPYIVGLLVDAVVDGTTRGYVNGAILIVVGAYLLYSFLTREVQLRTRILGEQVFAEIREEFLSSVTSLPLSTVESAGTGDLLSRTTNDVDRIQWVVRFGLPALITSAITIVVTIIMAIIASPLVSLSLLIGIPFITLSAIRYLKRARPTYLWQAQAWAGLNSVVAESVDFVGTIDAMDLGESRRKRMKSIISKDAWDSEVRAAKLRMELFFFLLLGTALPTAVAVVWGAHLISLGSVTIGMVTTVALYTAQLRNPLVEFLMWMDELQVASVSLARIVGVRLVDTDRTPTGAQPEGRDIVALDVTYAYTEGRNVLHGINLDLIPGERLAIVGPSGAGKSTFGRMLAGIHPPTGGSVTVGGVPLVDLTEDELRKEVALVTQEHHVFVGTLAHNLRLAKHDATDGELEQALRSVDALGWVQELENGLETEVGSGAKTLTPAQAQQLALARLVLLDPHTVVLDEATSLIDPRSARSLEASLSAVLSGRTVVAIAHRLYTAHDADRVAVIEDGLISELGTHDELVAAGGAYAKLWETWHRER
- a CDS encoding MFS transporter; the encoded protein is MPSARSVPLALTALAAGGFAVGTTEFASMSLIPWIATDLGVTNPQAGWAVSAYAIGVVVGAPLLTALTSRMDRKNLLIWSAGIFSMGNLLTVFAQDLPTLLAARFLTGLPHGITLGIAAVIAASLVSPDKRGTAMARTMLGLTIANIIGVPAATWVGSTFGWRWAYVIIASIGILTILALLKFLPPVPASRTSSARAELKSMTRLQVWVPLLAGAVGFGGSFAFYTYITPTMTEVAMIPEPYLPWVLVLYGCGMTVGSLVAGPCIDRSIDKSALAGVLGMAVILSLMVAFMHIWYIVLPLMFLNAIAMSLFTTGLQARLLRAAADAPNMSAAMNHAAFNAANALGAYLGGLVVTAGWGYRAPTAIGVLLALVGTIILVIALFFNRHSHIPTFTAPDSVTSDRNDLAKVDH